From Calonectris borealis chromosome 9, bCalBor7.hap1.2, whole genome shotgun sequence, one genomic window encodes:
- the EEF1AKMT4 gene encoding EEF1A lysine methyltransferase 4, with amino-acid sequence MERRRAPAANRRYRQRRFWDALYRQEGAEPREWLGGLSRFLPQLEAELRPGDRILVLGCGNSALSHDLHELGYTDVTSIDFSPACIAAMRARYAHCPGLRWAVMDIRALAFPDAAFDVVLEKGTLDVLMVEETDPWDVSPQAAATMHRVLAEVSRVLRPGGCFISITFAQPHFRKPHYAQEAFGWSLRHTACGDNGDAGAFHYFLYVMRKGQPLDSPDLALGRRLHQPPPPPAPPPPPAPPDNDEDYLLAIQL; translated from the exons atGGAGCGGCGGCGCGCGCCCGCCGCCAACCGCCGCTACCGGCAGCGCCGCTTCTGGGACGCGCTGTACCGGCAGGAGGGCGCCGAACCCCGGGAGTGGCTGGGGGGGCTGTCCCGGTTCCTCCCGCAGCTGGAGGCCGAGCTGCGCCCCGGTGACCGCATCCTCGTCCTCG GCTGCGGCAACAGCGCCCTGAGCCACGACCTGCACGAGCTGGGCTACACCGACGTCACCAGCATCGACTTCTCCCCCGCCTGCATCGCGGCCATGCGCGCCCGCTACGCCCACTGCCCCGGCCTGCGCTGGGCCGTCATGGACATCCGCGCCCTCGCCTTCCCCGACGCCGCCTTCGACGTGGTGCTGGAGAAGGGCACCCTCGACGTGCTGATGGTGGAGGAGACCGACCCGTGGGACGTCTCGCCCCAGGCGGCCGCCACGATGCACCGGGTGCTGGCGGAG GTGAGCCGGGTGCTGCGCCCGGGGGGCTGCTTCATCTCCATCACCTTCGCCCAGCCCCACTTCCGCAAGCCCCACTATGCCCAGGAGGCCTTCGGCTGGTCCCTGCGCCACACCGCCTGCGGGGACAACGGGGACGCCGGCGCCTTTCACTACTTCCTCTACGTCATGCGCAAGGGGCAGCCCCTGGACTCCCCCGACCTGGCCCTGGGGCGCCGGCTGcaccagcccccgccgccccccgccccgccgcccccccccgcccccccggacAACGACGAGGACTATCTCCTTGCCATCCAGCTGTGA
- the CAMK2N2 gene encoding calcium/calmodulin-dependent protein kinase II inhibitor 2, with product MSQVLPYGEDKVGRYGAEPEAGELPFSCRLQDTNAFFGGNQGKRPPKLGQIGRAKRVVIEDDRIDEVLKGMTEKSPPGV from the exons ATGTCGCAGGTGCTGCCCTACGGCGAGGACAAGGTGGGCCGCTACGGCGCCGAGCCCGAGGCGGGGGAGCTGCCCTTCAGCTGCCGCCTGCAGGACACCAACGCCTTCTTCGGGGGCAACCAGGGCAAGCGGCCCCCCAAGCTGGGACAGATCGGCCGCGCCAAGAGAG TGGTGATCGAGGATGACCGGATAGACGAGGTGCTCAAGGGCATGACGGAGAAGTCGCCGCCGGGGGTGTAA
- the LOC142085393 gene encoding mitochondrial ubiquitin ligase activator of nfkb 1-A-like, translated as MDAPPITPGELLCLGSSLAFSGLFYYLYRKKARVVARIQEAPKLQVDDDLPALVSAADGRCLPYVALEGIVLPAKAALTSHYHEGLQGVIQKLLLKEHRLIWNSLARSWSESERVLSEQVYTVPFLLASPDTEVVTQVSVESPLRAICLPLEVVYERFQQPAHGFRDLLGQYLSGEKPKGILETEEMLRVGAGLTGIGELALHPDGSLHLQPPARGGEYFLCLGDWQTVLAELESASGLWKGVAALCAAAGLAVLLHALCRAYRRARLKQQREDKEPDGEEAGGPEDSCVICLTRPRECVLLGCGHICCCFRCFQALPARLCPICRGPIDRVVPLYQA; from the exons ATGGATGCGCCGCCCATCACGCCTGGGGAGCTGCTGTGTCTGGGCTCCAGCCTCGCCTTCTCCGGCCTCTTCTACTACCTGtacaggaagaaagccagagtcgtGGCACGCATACAG GAGGCCCCAAAGCTCCAGGTTGACGACGATTTACCAGCACTGGTGTCTGCAGCTGATGGGAGATGCCTGCCTTACGTTGCACTGGAAG GCATAGTGCTGCCAGCCAAGGCTGCGCTGACCAGCCATTACCATGAGGGGCTGCAGGGTGTGATCCAGAAACTGCTTCTGAAAGAGCATCGGCTGATCTGGAACAGCTTGGCCCGGAGCTG GAGCGAGAGTGAGCGGGTGCTCTCGGAGCAGGTCTACACCGTCCCCTTCTTGCTGGCCTCACCGGACACTGAGGTGGTGACGCAGGTGAGCGTGGAGAGCCCGCTCCGAGCCATCTGCCTGCCGCTAGAGGTGGTGTACGAGCGGTTCCAGCAGCCGGCCCATGGCTTCCGCGACCTGCTGGGCCAGTACTTGAGCGGGGAGAAGCCCAAGGGCATCCTGGAGACAGAGGAGATGCTGCGGGTGGGGGCCGGGCTGACGGGCATCGGGGAGCTGGCCCTGCACCCCGATGgctccctgcacctccagccgccggcccgggggggcGAGTATTTCCTGTGCCTGGGGGACTGGCAGACGGTGCTGGCGGAGCTGGAGTCGGCCAGCGGGCTCTGGAAGGGGGTGGCCGCGCTGTGTGCCGCGGCAGGCCTGGCCGTCCTCCTGCACGCCCTGTGCCGTGCCTACCGCCGCGCCCGCCTCAAGCAGCAGCGTGAGGACAAGGAGCCGGATGGCGAGGAGGCCGGGGGACCCGAGGACTCCTGCGTGATCTGCCTGACACGGCCCCGCGAGTGCGTCCTCTTGGGCTGCGGtcacatctgctgctgcttccgcTGCTTCCAGGCCTTGCCTGCCCGCCTCTGCCCCATCTGCCGGGGGCCCATTGACCGCGTGGTGCCCCTCTACCAGGCCTGA
- the ECE2 gene encoding endothelin-converting enzyme 2 isoform X2, whose protein sequence is MARMNVALQELGHTMPDYKRATLQDDEGPEPAGDGSTSPDSVEVGFRKGPGPLLSRLASRSQLELVLCAVTVSLALLLGVAVVTLAIQYRRDPSHSTCLTDACVRVASKILEALDAETDPCQDFYQYSCGGWIKRNPLPNGRSKWSTFNSIWDQNQAIMKHLLENATFNSSSEAERKTQRYYLSCLKEQRIEELGSQPLMELIDKIGGWNVTGSWNQTSFMEVLKMVSGTYRATPFFTVYVGADSKSSNSNVIQVDQSGLFLPSRDYYLNKTANERVLAAYLDYMVELGTLLGGTPEPTRLQMQQVLDFETQLANITVPQAERRDDEKIYHKMSITELQALAPAIDWLDYLSYALAPLELADTEPVVVYGDTYLQQVSDLINSTDRSILNNYLIWNLVQKTASSLDQRFETAQERLLETLYGTRKSCTPRWQTCISNTDDTLGFALGSLFVKATFDRDSKAIAEEMISEIRAAFEVSLDQLDWMDEKTRQAAKEKADAIYDMIGFPDFILDNKELDDVYDGYEVSEDSFFQNMLNFYNFSAKVMADQLRKPPNRDQWSMTPQTVNAYYLPTKNGIVFPAGILQAPFYARNHPKALNFGGIGVVMGHELTHAFDDQGREYDKEGNLRPWWQNSSLEAFKNRTACMTEQYGRYTVHREKVNGRQTLGENIADNGGLKAAYNAYKSWLQKNGEEKRLPALGLTNHQLFFVGFAQVWCSVRTPESSHEGLVTDPHSPDKYRVIGTLSNSRDFVEHFSCPLGSPMNPGKHCEVW, encoded by the exons ATGGCCAGGATGAACGTGGCCCTCCAGGAGCTCGGACACACC atGCCCGACTACAAGCGTGCCACACTGCAGGACGACGAGGGGCCGGAGCCGGCGGGGGACGGCAGCACCTCTCCCGACAGCGTGGAG gtGGGGTTTCGGAAGGGGCCAGGGCCGCTGCTGAGCCGCCTGGCCTCGCGCAGCCAGCTGGAGCTGGTGCTCTGCGCCGTCACCGtctccctggccctgctgctcGGCGTCGCCGTCGTCACCCTGGCCATCCAATACCGCAGAG ATCCCTCTCACAGCACATGCCTGACGGACGCCTGCGTCCGGGTGGCCAGCAAGATCCTGGAGGCCCTGGATGCGGAGACGGACCCGTGCCAGGACTTCTACCAGTACTCATGCGGGGGCTGGATCAAGAGGAACCCGCTGCCCAACGGGCGCTCCAAGTGGAGCACCTTCAACAGCATCTGGGACCAGAACCAGGCCATCATGAAGCATCTCCTAG AGAACGCCACCTTCAACTCCAGCAGCGAGGCGGAGCGGAAGACGCAGCGGTACTACCTGTCCTGTCTCAAGGAGCAGAGGATAGAGGAGCTGGGCTCCCAGCCCCTCATGGAGCTCATCGACAAG ATCGGGGGGTGGAACGTCACCGGCTCCTGGAACCAGACCAGCTTCATGGAGGTTCTCAAGATGGTGTCGGGCACATACCGGGCAACCCCCTTCTTCACGGTGTATGTGGGTGCGGACTCCAAGAGCTCCAACAGCAACGTCATCCAG gtAGATCAGTCGGGGCTGTTCCTCCCATCCCGGGATTACTACCTGAACAAGACCGCCAATGAGAGG GTCCTGGCAGCGTACCTGGACTACATGGTGgagctgggcacactgctgggggggaccccagagcCCACCCGCCTCCAGATGCAGCAGGTGCTGGACTTCgaaacccagctggccaacatcACCGTGCCCCAGGCTGAGCGGCGGGACGACGAGAAGATCTACCACAAGATGAGCATCACCGAGCTGCAG gccctggCTCCCGCCATCGACTGGCTGGATTACCTGTCCTACGCCCTGGCCCCGCTGGAGCTGGCCGACACGGAGCCCGTGGTGGTGTACGGGGACACGTACCTCCAGCAGGTCTCCGACCTCATCAACAGCACCGACAGGAG CATCCTGAACAACTACCTGATCTGGAACCTGGTGCAGAAGACGGCCTCCAGCCTGGACCAGCGCTTTGAAACAGCCCAGGAGAGGCTGCTGGAGACACTCTATGGCACCAGGAAG TCCTGCACACCCCGCTGGCAAACCTGCATCTCCAACACGGACGACACGCTGGGCTTCGCCCTGGGCTCCCTCTTTGTCAAAGCCACCTTCGACCGGGACAGCAAGGCCATC gctgaGGAGATGATCAGCGAGATCCGGGCAGCCTTTGAGGTGTCCCTGGACCAGCTGGACTGGATGGACGAGAAGACCAGGCAGGCTGCGAAGGAGAAG GCGGACGCCATCTACGACATGATCGGCTTCCCCGACTTCATCCTGGACAACAAGGAGCTGGACGACGTCTATGACGGG tACGAGGTCTCGGAGGACTCCTTCTTCCAGAACATGCTCAACTTCTACAACTTCTCCGCCAAAGTGATGGCTGACCAGCTCCGGAAACCCCCCAACCGCGACCA gtGGAGCATGACCCCGCAGACCGTCAATGCCTACTACCTGCCCACCAAGAACGGGATTGTCTTTCCCGCCGGCATTCTGCAGGCTCCCTTCTACGCCCGCAACCACCCCAA AGCCCTTAATTTCGGCGGCATCGGCGTGGTGATGGGGCACGAGCTGACCCACGCGTTCGATGACCAAG GGCGGGAGTACGACAAGGAGGGCAACTTGCGGCCATGGTGGCAGAACTCCTCCCTGGAGGCCTTCAAGAACCGGACGGCGTGCATGACGGAGCAGTATGGCCGCTACACCGTCCACCGCGAGAAGGTCAACGGCAGGCAGACGCTGGGCGAGAACATCGCCGACAACGGCGGGCTCAAGGCAGCCTACAAc GCGTACAAGTCCTGGCTGCAGAAGAACGGGGAGGAGAAGCGGCTGCCAGCCCTAGGGCTCACCAACCACCAGCTCTTCTTCGTGGGCTTTGCACAG GTGTGGTGCTCCGTCCGGACACCCGAGAGCTCCCACGAAGGGCTGGTGACCGACCCCCACAGCCCTGACAAGTACCGCGTCATCGGCACCCTCAGCAACTCCCGGGACTTTGTCGAACATTTCAGCTGCCCCCTGGGCTCCCCCATGAACCCCGGCAAGCACTGTGAGGTGTGGTAG
- the ECE2 gene encoding endothelin-converting enzyme 2 isoform X1, whose product MARMNVALQELGHTMPDYKRATLQDDEGPEPAGDGSTSPDSVEVGFRKGPGPLLSRLASRSQLELVLCAVTVSLALLLGVAVVTLAIQYRRDPSHSTCLTDACVRVASKILEALDAETDPCQDFYQYSCGGWIKRNPLPNGRSKWSTFNSIWDQNQAIMKHLLENATFNSSSEAERKTQRYYLSCLKEQRIEELGSQPLMELIDKIGGWNVTGSWNQTSFMEVLKMVSGTYRATPFFTVYVGADSKSSNSNVIQVDQSGLFLPSRDYYLNKTANERVLAAYLDYMVELGTLLGGTPEPTRLQMQQVLDFETQLANITVPQAERRDDEKIYHKMSITELQALAPAIDWLDYLSYALAPLELADTEPVVVYGDTYLQQVSDLINSTDRSILNNYLIWNLVQKTASSLDQRFETAQERLLETLYGTRKSCTPRWQTCISNTDDTLGFALGSLFVKATFDRDSKAIAEEMISEIRAAFEVSLDQLDWMDEKTRQAAKEKADAIYDMIGFPDFILDNKELDDVYDGYEVSEDSFFQNMLNFYNFSAKVMADQLRKPPNRDQWSMTPQTVNAYYLPTKNGIVFPAGILQAPFYARNHPKALNFGGIGVVMGHELTHAFDDQGGTRRYLPPASLCSFRSIRLNSSLEAFKNRTACMTEQYGRYTVHREKVNGRQTLGENIADNGGLKAAYNAYKSWLQKNGEEKRLPALGLTNHQLFFVGFAQVWCSVRTPESSHEGLVTDPHSPDKYRVIGTLSNSRDFVEHFSCPLGSPMNPGKHCEVW is encoded by the exons ATGGCCAGGATGAACGTGGCCCTCCAGGAGCTCGGACACACC atGCCCGACTACAAGCGTGCCACACTGCAGGACGACGAGGGGCCGGAGCCGGCGGGGGACGGCAGCACCTCTCCCGACAGCGTGGAG gtGGGGTTTCGGAAGGGGCCAGGGCCGCTGCTGAGCCGCCTGGCCTCGCGCAGCCAGCTGGAGCTGGTGCTCTGCGCCGTCACCGtctccctggccctgctgctcGGCGTCGCCGTCGTCACCCTGGCCATCCAATACCGCAGAG ATCCCTCTCACAGCACATGCCTGACGGACGCCTGCGTCCGGGTGGCCAGCAAGATCCTGGAGGCCCTGGATGCGGAGACGGACCCGTGCCAGGACTTCTACCAGTACTCATGCGGGGGCTGGATCAAGAGGAACCCGCTGCCCAACGGGCGCTCCAAGTGGAGCACCTTCAACAGCATCTGGGACCAGAACCAGGCCATCATGAAGCATCTCCTAG AGAACGCCACCTTCAACTCCAGCAGCGAGGCGGAGCGGAAGACGCAGCGGTACTACCTGTCCTGTCTCAAGGAGCAGAGGATAGAGGAGCTGGGCTCCCAGCCCCTCATGGAGCTCATCGACAAG ATCGGGGGGTGGAACGTCACCGGCTCCTGGAACCAGACCAGCTTCATGGAGGTTCTCAAGATGGTGTCGGGCACATACCGGGCAACCCCCTTCTTCACGGTGTATGTGGGTGCGGACTCCAAGAGCTCCAACAGCAACGTCATCCAG gtAGATCAGTCGGGGCTGTTCCTCCCATCCCGGGATTACTACCTGAACAAGACCGCCAATGAGAGG GTCCTGGCAGCGTACCTGGACTACATGGTGgagctgggcacactgctgggggggaccccagagcCCACCCGCCTCCAGATGCAGCAGGTGCTGGACTTCgaaacccagctggccaacatcACCGTGCCCCAGGCTGAGCGGCGGGACGACGAGAAGATCTACCACAAGATGAGCATCACCGAGCTGCAG gccctggCTCCCGCCATCGACTGGCTGGATTACCTGTCCTACGCCCTGGCCCCGCTGGAGCTGGCCGACACGGAGCCCGTGGTGGTGTACGGGGACACGTACCTCCAGCAGGTCTCCGACCTCATCAACAGCACCGACAGGAG CATCCTGAACAACTACCTGATCTGGAACCTGGTGCAGAAGACGGCCTCCAGCCTGGACCAGCGCTTTGAAACAGCCCAGGAGAGGCTGCTGGAGACACTCTATGGCACCAGGAAG TCCTGCACACCCCGCTGGCAAACCTGCATCTCCAACACGGACGACACGCTGGGCTTCGCCCTGGGCTCCCTCTTTGTCAAAGCCACCTTCGACCGGGACAGCAAGGCCATC gctgaGGAGATGATCAGCGAGATCCGGGCAGCCTTTGAGGTGTCCCTGGACCAGCTGGACTGGATGGACGAGAAGACCAGGCAGGCTGCGAAGGAGAAG GCGGACGCCATCTACGACATGATCGGCTTCCCCGACTTCATCCTGGACAACAAGGAGCTGGACGACGTCTATGACGGG tACGAGGTCTCGGAGGACTCCTTCTTCCAGAACATGCTCAACTTCTACAACTTCTCCGCCAAAGTGATGGCTGACCAGCTCCGGAAACCCCCCAACCGCGACCA gtGGAGCATGACCCCGCAGACCGTCAATGCCTACTACCTGCCCACCAAGAACGGGATTGTCTTTCCCGCCGGCATTCTGCAGGCTCCCTTCTACGCCCGCAACCACCCCAA AGCCCTTAATTTCGGCGGCATCGGCGTGGTGATGGGGCACGAGCTGACCCACGCGTTCGATGACCAAG GTGGCACCCGCCGATACCTCCCCCCGGCTTCTCTGTGCAGCTTTCGCTCCATCCGCTTG AACTCCTCCCTGGAGGCCTTCAAGAACCGGACGGCGTGCATGACGGAGCAGTATGGCCGCTACACCGTCCACCGCGAGAAGGTCAACGGCAGGCAGACGCTGGGCGAGAACATCGCCGACAACGGCGGGCTCAAGGCAGCCTACAAc GCGTACAAGTCCTGGCTGCAGAAGAACGGGGAGGAGAAGCGGCTGCCAGCCCTAGGGCTCACCAACCACCAGCTCTTCTTCGTGGGCTTTGCACAG GTGTGGTGCTCCGTCCGGACACCCGAGAGCTCCCACGAAGGGCTGGTGACCGACCCCCACAGCCCTGACAAGTACCGCGTCATCGGCACCCTCAGCAACTCCCGGGACTTTGTCGAACATTTCAGCTGCCCCCTGGGCTCCCCCATGAACCCCGGCAAGCACTGTGAGGTGTGGTAG